From one Lotus japonicus ecotype B-129 chromosome 3, LjGifu_v1.2 genomic stretch:
- the LOC130748747 gene encoding zinc finger A20 and AN1 domain-containing stress-associated protein 5, translated as MAHKIKKEETEFKVPETKTTPCTATTAATSISEPSRFFDDKATANATVTATPARSPKRSHPPDDEEAQGTTQTTPSEAKRAVNRCSGCRRRVGLTGFRCRCGELFCADHRYSDRHDCSYDYKAAGREAIARENPVVRAAKIIKL; from the coding sequence ATGGCtcacaaaattaaaaaagaagaaacCGAATTCAAGGTTCCTGAAACCAAAACAACACCGTGCACCGCCACCACCGCAGCTACCTCGATCTCAGAACCGTCTAGATTCTTTGACGATAAGGCCACCGCTAACGCAACCGTCACCGCAACGCCAGCACGATCTCCTAAGAGATCTCACCCTCCAGATGATGAGGAAGCACAAGGAACAACCCAAACGACGCCGTCGGAGGCCAAACGCGCGGTCAACCGCTGCTCCGGGTGTCGTCGGAGGGTCGGTTTAACCGGATTCCGCTGCCGATGCGGGGAGCTTTTCTGCGCCGACCACCGCTACTCCGACCGTCATGACTGCTCCTACGACTACAAAGCCGCTGGACGAGAAGCCATCGCGAGGGAGAATCCTGTCGTCAGAGCAGCGAAGATCATCAAGCTCTGA
- the LOC130749716 gene encoding uncharacterized protein LOC130749716 isoform X1 — translation MGSIDRSDRRKFRTDFTAEGVAVLREKVNEKLKEFMGDYTDDTLVEYVIVLLRNGRDKDQAKNELNVFLGDDSDSFVAWLWDHLALNIDLYVQSKELQDEAPKRKLISEVQAGGDGFQHLNSQSERVESNKLSRSRRNKDWKGLVGRDTEAPYLWNSEVDNVHLEEKDRSKVNRGPRLQSPPSPVQRKRRRSVDQQKTKRDSGSQVTIHAPRRLLQFAVRDAVATSRPYNSGTPVETSLKRLRSVVSTSSVDSSLVEHPQRMQTTRVANPTSTVLKAVPEAAEDAVKFKYSGSVFDRLGCNINRSDGNRKLDDDYQHQEQSQLLYLQRTDYGDQYAGNMSTFQHETAFLSDSTSDDEGFDDVNVMGHRVSRASQLGSSGGNRGDDSLMVHYSVAKNDDENVSLERNRDQEQSAVTPNTSKIVNISVNVNTWKPPGPAQCQEPRKVAELDGQKTLNSNIGAPRSDPRLVKENARALKTNHGNVNSTLDLKKAPPKAQLLTAAHVFSGPSAAGHLLEDADSRTIFASNVHFAATKDGLSRHFNKFGEVLKVVIVTDAMTGQPKGAAYVEFMSKEAADNALSLDGTSFMSRILKVVRKSAAPQEYAPALPWPRGVRGSPFPSARFSRAPFPRGVVGAFSPRPPVKFGSRSLQWKRDAQGISSESSAASNYSNLSSPGARGLTYVRTESKLDASLNST, via the exons ATGGGGAGCATCGATCGTTCCGATCGCCGGAAGTTCAGGACCGATTTCACGGCGGAAGGAGTGGCGGTGCTGAGGGAAAAAGTGAATGAGAAGCTGAAGGAGTTCATGGGGGATTACACTGATGACACTCTTGTG GAATATGTTATTGTGTTACTGAGGAATGGCAGGGACAAAGATCAAGCGAAGAATGAGTTAAATGTTTTTTTGGGGGATGACAGTGATTCTTTTGTAGCCTG GTTGTGGGATCATTTGGCTTTGAATATAGATTTGTATGTACAATCTAAAGAGTTGCAGGATGAAGCTCCCAAAAGAAAGCTTATATCAGAGGTCCAAGCTGGAGGTGATGGTTTTCAGCATTTGAATTCACAGTCAGAAAGAGTAGAGTCTAATAAGTTATCTAGAAGTCGCCGTAACAAAGATTGGAAAGGATTGGTGGGGAGAGATACTGAAGCACCATACCTTTGGAACTCTGAGGTTGACAATGTTCATTTGGAGGAAAAAGACCGATCTAAAGTCAATCGTGGTCCAAGGTTACAATCTCCTCCATCACCAGTTCAACGGAAAAGGAGACGGTCTGTTGATCAGCAGAAGACTAAG AGGGATTCAGGCTCACAAGTAACAATTCATGCTCCTCGACGGCTGCTTCAGTTTGCAGTACGAGATGCAGTGGCTACTTCAAGACCATATAACTCAGGCACACCAGTAGAAACCTCTTTGAAGCGTCTTCGTTCTGTAGTTTCTACATCCTCTGTTGACTCATCCTTGGTTGAACATCCTCAGAGGATGCAGACCACCAGGGTGGCAAACCCCACGTCTACAGTGCTCAAGGCTGTGCCAGAAGCTGCTGAAGATGCGGTAAAATTCAAATACTCAGGAAGTGTATTTGATCGGCTTGGCTGTAATATAAATCGATCAGATGGTAACAGGAAACTTGATGATGATTACCAACATCAGGAGCAAAGTCAGTTATTGTATCTTCAAAGAACTGACTATGGTGATCAGTATGCTGGAAACATGTCAACGTTTCAACATGAAACTGCTTTTCTTTCTGATTCTACTTCAGACGATGAAGGGTTTGATGATGTTAATGTCATGGGTCATAGGGTGAGTAGAGCTTCTCAATTAGGCTCCTCTGGTGGAAACAGGGGTGATGACTCATTGATGGTGCATTATAGTGTAGCAAAAAATGATGATGAGAATGTCTCTCTTGAACGAAATAGAGATCAGGAGCAATCTGCTGTTACACCTAACACTTCCAAGATAGTGAACATTTCGGTTAATGTAAATACTTGGAAGCCCCCTGGCCCAGCACAATGCCAGGAACCTAGGAAGGTTGCAGAATTAGATGGTCAAAAAACCCTAAACAGTAACATTGGAGCTCCAAGATCTGATCCAAGACTGGTGAAGGAGAACGCCAGAGCTTTGAAAACTAATCATGGGAAT GTGAACTCTACCCTGGATTTGAAGAAAGCGCCTCCGAAGGCACAACTATTGACTGCTG CTCATGTGTTCTCAGGTCCAAGTGCGGCTGGTCATTTGTTAGAGGATGCTGATTCACGAACTATTTTTGCCAGCAAT GTTCATTTTGCTGCAACCAAAGATGGCCTATCGcgtcattttaataaatttgggGAAGTGCTAAAAGTTGTTATAGTTACTGATGCAATGACAGGACAACCAAAAGG GGCAGCTTATGTGGAGTTCATGAGTAAAGAAGCTGCAGATAATGCATTATCACTGGATGGAACTTCCTTCATGTCACGTATTCTCAAG GTTGTGAGGAAAAGTGCTGCACCTCAAGAGTATGCTCCAGCCCTGCCATGGCCACGTGGAGTTAGGGGATCACCATTTCCCTCTGCTAGGTTTTCAAGAGCTCCCTTCCCGAGAGGTGTTGTCGGGGCATTTAGCCCTAGGCCCCCAGTTAAATTTGGTTCCAGGAGCTTGCAATGGAAGCGGGATGCTCAGGGTATTTCATCAGAAAGTAGTGCAGCTTCAAATTacagcaatctttcttcacctGGTGCTCGAGGTCTCACCTATGTGAGAACAGAATCTAAGCTGGATGCCAGCTTGAATTCCACGTAA
- the LOC130749716 gene encoding uncharacterized protein LOC130749716 isoform X2, protein MGSIDRSDRRKFRTDFTAEGVAVLREKVNEKLKEFMGDYTDDTLVEYVIVLLRNGRDKDQAKNELNVFLGDDSDSFVAWLWDHLALNIDLYVQSKELQDEAPKRKLISEVQAGGDGFQHLNSQSERVESNKLSRSRRNKDWKGLVGRDTEAPYLWNSEVDNVHLEEKDRSKVNRGPRLQSPPSPVQRKRRRSVDQQKTKRDSGSQVTIHAPRRLLQFAVRDAVATSRPYNSGTPVETSLKRLRSVVSTSSVDSSLVEHPQRMQTTRVANPTSTVLKAVPEAAEDAVKFKYSGSVFDRLGCNINRSDGNRKLDDDYQHQEQSQLLYLQRTDYGDQYAGNMSTFQHETAFLSDSTSDDEGFDDVNVMGHRVSRASQLGSSGGNRGDDSLMVHYSVAKNDDENVSLERNRDQEQSAVTPNTSKIVNISVNVNTWKPPGPAQCQEPRKVAELDGQKTLNSNIGAPRSDPRLVKENARALKTNHGNVNSTLDLKKAPPKAQLLTAGPSAAGHLLEDADSRTIFASNVHFAATKDGLSRHFNKFGEVLKVVIVTDAMTGQPKGAAYVEFMSKEAADNALSLDGTSFMSRILKVVRKSAAPQEYAPALPWPRGVRGSPFPSARFSRAPFPRGVVGAFSPRPPVKFGSRSLQWKRDAQGISSESSAASNYSNLSSPGARGLTYVRTESKLDASLNST, encoded by the exons ATGGGGAGCATCGATCGTTCCGATCGCCGGAAGTTCAGGACCGATTTCACGGCGGAAGGAGTGGCGGTGCTGAGGGAAAAAGTGAATGAGAAGCTGAAGGAGTTCATGGGGGATTACACTGATGACACTCTTGTG GAATATGTTATTGTGTTACTGAGGAATGGCAGGGACAAAGATCAAGCGAAGAATGAGTTAAATGTTTTTTTGGGGGATGACAGTGATTCTTTTGTAGCCTG GTTGTGGGATCATTTGGCTTTGAATATAGATTTGTATGTACAATCTAAAGAGTTGCAGGATGAAGCTCCCAAAAGAAAGCTTATATCAGAGGTCCAAGCTGGAGGTGATGGTTTTCAGCATTTGAATTCACAGTCAGAAAGAGTAGAGTCTAATAAGTTATCTAGAAGTCGCCGTAACAAAGATTGGAAAGGATTGGTGGGGAGAGATACTGAAGCACCATACCTTTGGAACTCTGAGGTTGACAATGTTCATTTGGAGGAAAAAGACCGATCTAAAGTCAATCGTGGTCCAAGGTTACAATCTCCTCCATCACCAGTTCAACGGAAAAGGAGACGGTCTGTTGATCAGCAGAAGACTAAG AGGGATTCAGGCTCACAAGTAACAATTCATGCTCCTCGACGGCTGCTTCAGTTTGCAGTACGAGATGCAGTGGCTACTTCAAGACCATATAACTCAGGCACACCAGTAGAAACCTCTTTGAAGCGTCTTCGTTCTGTAGTTTCTACATCCTCTGTTGACTCATCCTTGGTTGAACATCCTCAGAGGATGCAGACCACCAGGGTGGCAAACCCCACGTCTACAGTGCTCAAGGCTGTGCCAGAAGCTGCTGAAGATGCGGTAAAATTCAAATACTCAGGAAGTGTATTTGATCGGCTTGGCTGTAATATAAATCGATCAGATGGTAACAGGAAACTTGATGATGATTACCAACATCAGGAGCAAAGTCAGTTATTGTATCTTCAAAGAACTGACTATGGTGATCAGTATGCTGGAAACATGTCAACGTTTCAACATGAAACTGCTTTTCTTTCTGATTCTACTTCAGACGATGAAGGGTTTGATGATGTTAATGTCATGGGTCATAGGGTGAGTAGAGCTTCTCAATTAGGCTCCTCTGGTGGAAACAGGGGTGATGACTCATTGATGGTGCATTATAGTGTAGCAAAAAATGATGATGAGAATGTCTCTCTTGAACGAAATAGAGATCAGGAGCAATCTGCTGTTACACCTAACACTTCCAAGATAGTGAACATTTCGGTTAATGTAAATACTTGGAAGCCCCCTGGCCCAGCACAATGCCAGGAACCTAGGAAGGTTGCAGAATTAGATGGTCAAAAAACCCTAAACAGTAACATTGGAGCTCCAAGATCTGATCCAAGACTGGTGAAGGAGAACGCCAGAGCTTTGAAAACTAATCATGGGAAT GTGAACTCTACCCTGGATTTGAAGAAAGCGCCTCCGAAGGCACAACTATTGACTGCTG GTCCAAGTGCGGCTGGTCATTTGTTAGAGGATGCTGATTCACGAACTATTTTTGCCAGCAAT GTTCATTTTGCTGCAACCAAAGATGGCCTATCGcgtcattttaataaatttgggGAAGTGCTAAAAGTTGTTATAGTTACTGATGCAATGACAGGACAACCAAAAGG GGCAGCTTATGTGGAGTTCATGAGTAAAGAAGCTGCAGATAATGCATTATCACTGGATGGAACTTCCTTCATGTCACGTATTCTCAAG GTTGTGAGGAAAAGTGCTGCACCTCAAGAGTATGCTCCAGCCCTGCCATGGCCACGTGGAGTTAGGGGATCACCATTTCCCTCTGCTAGGTTTTCAAGAGCTCCCTTCCCGAGAGGTGTTGTCGGGGCATTTAGCCCTAGGCCCCCAGTTAAATTTGGTTCCAGGAGCTTGCAATGGAAGCGGGATGCTCAGGGTATTTCATCAGAAAGTAGTGCAGCTTCAAATTacagcaatctttcttcacctGGTGCTCGAGGTCTCACCTATGTGAGAACAGAATCTAAGCTGGATGCCAGCTTGAATTCCACGTAA
- the LOC130749718 gene encoding uncharacterized protein LOC130749718, with product MTVIYNQTTYFTISEVEAMVISHEARFDRMRKKQLADTTPAVFLAQAQNSPSSSTAPAPPPPQAMWTQPAPAPSSTMAQPPATSVAPSQPVDTAVDSGYGNRDEQNRNSGGYGRGRGRGRGRNVQCTYCSKWGHDAASCWSRPSGVSSNANSSANSAQSGNSGSNFSVPGVNLGFSPMQFGGFPSMANFGFPPYAPYNSMLPQYGSSVLSPSSMPPWSPWCIPPTPYSHATDMQGMQAAGMSFVRPWLPQGQFPAPTAQTPQFPRPPQQQVSTGMHPQAMLATVPAHHSSPVTWCPDSGATHHVTNNPGIFVDHVPSSSQEQLLVGNGQGLPIQSIGHL from the exons ATGACGGTTATCTACAACCAAACAACCTACTTCACGATCTCAGAAGTGGAAGCTATGGTGATTTCGCATGAAGCGCGATTCGACAGGATGAGGAAGAAACAACTCGCAGACACTACTCCTGCGGTGTTTCTTGCACAGGCGCAGaattcaccttcttcttccactgctccggcgccgccgccgccacaagCTATGTGGACTCAGCCCGCTCCGGCACCATCGTCAACGATGGCGCAACCTCCTGCTACCAGTGTCGCTCCCTCTCAGCCAGTCGATACTGCGGTTGACTCAGGATATGGAAATCGCGATGAACAAAATCGCAATTCTGGTGGTTATGGCAGAGGGCGTGGTCGCGGGAGAGGACGCAATGTCCAATGCACCTACTGCAGTAAATGGGGCCATGACGCTGCATCTTGTTGGTCGCGTCCCTCAGGAGTTAGTTCCAATGCTAATTCCAGTGCTAATTCTGCACAATCTGGGAATTCTGGTTCCAATTTCTCTGTTCCTGGAGTCAATTTAGGGTTTTCCCCAATgcaatttgggggttttccCTCTATGGCCAATTTTGGGTTTCCACCTTATGCTCCATACAATTCAATGCTTCCTCAGTATGGTTCTAGTGTTCTTTCACCGTCTAGCATGCCTCCATGGTCACCTTGGTGTATTCCACCAACTCCTTATTCACATGCTACTGATATGCAAGGTATGCAAGCTGCTGGCATGTCCTTTGTTCGACCTTGGCTTCCTCAGGGGCAGTTTCCAGCACCTACTGCTCAAACTCCTCAGTTTCCTAGACCACCACAGCAGCAGGTCTCTACTGGAATGCATCCTCAAGCTATGTTAGCTACTGTTCCTGCACACCACTCTTCACCTGTGACTTGGTGCCCTGATTCTGGAGCTACACACCATGTGACTAATAATCCAGGCATTTTTGTGGATCATGTTCCATCTTCATCACAAGAACAGCTTTTGGTGGGCAATGGTCAGGGACTGCCAATTCAGTCTATAG GACACTTATGA
- the LOC130749320 gene encoding uncharacterized protein LOC130749320 — protein MAAIISRRFRLPSSILRASHSSSSTHFPILEPFSQHPSSSFTFRPFFSQSTTPSNPVPDRKPSINTFYGVNSMNPFVPVAKPRFFSTPNPSSSSDSSSESENTQKPNQTENPYPSQNPHFKHQEIEGPTVERDLSPLANETREVLETTMKNVYGLSRVVAVLGLVQLGLGAWITYVTRSSPITEVSVQSFVAFALPFSLAFMLRQCLKPMHFLKKMEEQGRLQILTLTMQVAKQLNAFFVRVRGVSFLCIVGMSAGLVFAVFSR, from the coding sequence ATGGCCGCCATCATTTCACGACGGTTCAGGTTACCATCTTCAATCCTAAGAGcctctcattcttcttcttcaacccacTTCCCAATCCTCGAACCCTTCTCCCAACACCCCTCTTCCTCTTTCACCTTTCGACCCTTTTTCTCACAATCCACAACCCCTTCAAACCCAGTTCCAGATCGAAAACCCTCCATTAACACCTTCTATGGCGTCAATTCCATGAACCCTTTTGTTCCAGTAGCAAAACCCAGGTTTTTCTCAACCCCAaatccatcatcatcatcagactcATCTTCAGAATCTGAGAATACCCAGAAGCCAAATCAAACCGAAAATCCATACCCGAGTCAAAACCCGCATTTCAAGCACCAGGAGATCGAAGGCCCCACCGTAGAACGCGACCTATCACCGCTAGCCAACGAGACGCGAGAGGTTCTGGAAACGACGATGAAGAATGTGTATGGTTTGAGCAGAGTTGTGGCGGTTCTGGGTCTGGTTCAGCTTGGTCTTGGAGCTTGGATCACCTACGTGACGAGATCTTCCCCGATCACTGAGGTTTCGGTGCAGAGTTTTGTGGCGTTTGCGTTGCCGTTTTCTCTGGCGTTTATGCTTCGCCAGTGTTTGAAGCCGATGCATttcttgaagaagatggaggagCAAGGTAGGTTGCAGATTCTGACGCTGACTATGCAAGTTGCGAAGCAGTTGAATGCTTTCTTTGTGAGGGTTCGTGGGGTTTCGTTTCTTTGCATTGTTGGTATGTCTGCTGGGTTGGTTTTTGCTGTGTTTTCAAGATGA